The proteins below come from a single Chryseobacterium nepalense genomic window:
- a CDS encoding SDR family NAD(P)-dependent oxidoreductase — protein sequence MNRKNEYALVTGATSGIGYELAKQFASNGYDLVMVARNHDELKTRVDEFKSFGINVITIAKNLFIEEDAYSLYSELKLNGISPSILVNDAGQGVYGKFQDTDLHREVDIVNLNIVSVLILTKMFLKDRLPKGSGKILNLASIASKAPGPWHSVYHGTKAFILSWSEAIREELKDTGITVTALLPGPTDTDFFNKADMNESKILEDKDNLASPEEVAIDGFNALMNGDDKVVSGLKNKLTVAMSNIATDSMAAHRMGEMQKPVNEK from the coding sequence ATGAACAGAAAAAATGAATATGCGCTGGTTACGGGAGCAACCAGTGGGATCGGTTATGAGCTTGCAAAACAGTTTGCAAGCAACGGATATGATCTTGTGATGGTTGCCCGCAATCATGATGAGCTGAAAACAAGAGTCGATGAATTTAAAAGTTTCGGCATTAATGTAATTACCATCGCTAAAAATCTTTTTATTGAAGAAGACGCCTATTCTTTATATTCTGAATTAAAATTAAACGGTATCAGTCCTTCAATCCTTGTGAACGATGCAGGGCAGGGCGTTTATGGAAAATTTCAGGATACAGATCTGCACCGTGAAGTAGATATTGTTAATCTGAATATCGTTTCTGTCCTTATTTTGACCAAAATGTTTTTGAAAGACCGCTTACCGAAAGGTTCCGGAAAGATCCTGAATCTGGCTTCTATTGCAAGTAAGGCTCCGGGTCCGTGGCATTCGGTGTATCATGGGACCAAAGCATTTATTTTATCCTGGTCGGAAGCCATCAGGGAAGAATTGAAAGATACCGGAATTACAGTAACAGCCTTATTACCCGGGCCTACGGATACCGATTTCTTCAATAAAGCAGATATGAATGAAAGTAAGATCCTGGAAGATAAAGACAATCTTGCATCACCGGAAGAAGTAGCTATTGATGGTTTTAATGCCTTAATGAATGGTGATGACAAAGTTGTTTCGGGATTAAAAAATAAACTCACCGTAGCCATGTCCAATATTGCAACAGACAGCATGGCCGCACACAGAATGGGAGAAATGCAAAAACCGGTCAATGAAAAATAG
- the kdsA gene encoding 3-deoxy-8-phosphooctulonate synthase encodes MIQYLDNIHHKDSKNFFLIAGPCIIEGEDMALRIAEKVVELTNKYNIPYIFKGSFKKANRSRVDSFTTIGEEKSLEILKKVGETFNIPTTTDIHENEHAALAAQYVDVLQIPAFLVRQTDLLVAAAETGKCVTLKKGQFLSPESMKFAVQKITDSDNQKVAIIERGNSFGYTDLIVDYRGIPTMRNYAPVILDVTHSLQQPNQSSGVTGGRPDLIETVAKAGIAVGADGIFIETHPTPETALSDGANMLRLDLLEDLLQKLTRVREAIL; translated from the coding sequence ATGATTCAATACTTAGATAATATTCATCACAAAGATTCAAAAAACTTTTTTCTCATCGCAGGTCCTTGTATTATTGAAGGCGAAGATATGGCGCTAAGGATTGCCGAAAAAGTTGTAGAACTTACGAATAAATACAATATTCCGTACATTTTTAAAGGAAGTTTTAAAAAAGCCAACCGAAGCAGGGTAGATTCTTTCACGACAATTGGTGAAGAAAAATCGCTGGAAATTCTTAAAAAAGTAGGAGAGACTTTTAATATTCCGACAACAACGGATATCCACGAAAATGAACATGCTGCTTTGGCTGCACAATATGTAGATGTACTGCAGATTCCTGCATTCTTGGTTCGTCAGACCGATCTGCTGGTTGCTGCTGCAGAAACCGGGAAATGTGTGACCCTTAAAAAAGGACAGTTTCTTTCCCCTGAATCCATGAAATTTGCAGTTCAGAAAATAACAGATTCCGACAATCAGAAAGTGGCGATTATTGAAAGAGGAAATTCCTTCGGATATACCGATCTTATTGTAGATTACAGGGGAATTCCGACGATGAGAAATTACGCCCCGGTGATTCTTGATGTTACGCATTCCTTGCAGCAGCCTAATCAAAGCTCAGGTGTTACAGGAGGCCGGCCGGATCTTATAGAAACGGTGGCAAAAGCCGGAATTGCGGTAGGTGCAGACGGAATTTTCATCGAAACACATCCTACACCGGAAACCGCTCTGTCTGATGGCGCGAACATGCTGAGACTTGATCTTTTGGAAGATCTGTTACAAAAATTAACGCGGGTAAGAGAAGCAATACTTTAA
- a CDS encoding CinA family protein, whose protein sequence is MEFQKNLLEYISQSLMTTDETISVAESVTSGCLQLAFSQMPNASMFYKGGLTSYTLQEKVRLLGVDAHEAEECDCVSENIAETMALNVAKLFESDWSIATTGYCTPIRNSSYKIFAFFSFSYKGEIILTKKLELHPKTQALNAQLYYTEFILGCFKSEINQLLILK, encoded by the coding sequence ATGGAATTTCAAAAAAATCTTCTGGAATATATCAGCCAGTCATTAATGACTACCGATGAAACGATTTCAGTTGCAGAAAGCGTTACCTCAGGGTGTTTACAGCTTGCTTTCTCTCAGATGCCCAACGCTTCAATGTTTTATAAAGGCGGCCTTACCTCATACACCTTGCAGGAAAAAGTAAGGTTATTGGGAGTTGATGCGCATGAAGCAGAAGAATGCGACTGTGTTTCAGAAAATATAGCTGAAACGATGGCCCTCAATGTTGCGAAACTTTTCGAATCCGACTGGTCGATTGCAACAACAGGATATTGTACCCCTATACGCAATTCTTCGTACAAAATTTTTGCCTTCTTTTCATTTTCTTACAAAGGAGAGATTATTTTAACGAAAAAGCTCGAACTTCATCCTAAGACACAGGCCTTAAATGCCCAGTTGTATTATACTGAATTTATTTTAGGATGTTTTAAAAGTGAGATCAATCAGTTATTAATTCTAAAGTAA
- a CDS encoding SDR family oxidoreductase: MANLKLENKTALITGADSGIGKAVALLFAKEGADIAIIYYSDDEDAEQVKSEIENLGRKASIYKGDVNDYKFCEETTKKIVSEFGGIDILVNNAGTQIPSDNIVDLEEENIRTTFNSNIIGMILLTKLVFPHLKQGSSIINTTSAVAYQGHEELLDYSATKGAIVSFTRSLALQSKPKGIRVNAVAPGPVATPLTKETFGEEEDDPNKPPFERNATPEEVATSYLFLASEDGAQITGQVLHPNGGIVVNG; this comes from the coding sequence ATGGCAAATTTAAAATTAGAAAATAAAACAGCACTCATCACAGGAGCAGACAGCGGAATCGGTAAGGCAGTAGCATTACTTTTTGCAAAAGAAGGAGCAGATATTGCCATTATTTATTATTCTGATGATGAAGATGCAGAACAAGTAAAATCAGAAATTGAAAACCTGGGGAGAAAAGCTTCTATTTATAAGGGAGATGTTAATGATTATAAATTCTGTGAAGAGACCACAAAAAAAATAGTTTCCGAATTTGGAGGAATTGATATTCTTGTCAATAATGCAGGAACCCAGATTCCATCGGACAATATTGTTGATCTTGAGGAAGAGAATATCAGAACCACGTTCAATTCCAATATTATAGGAATGATCCTCTTGACAAAACTTGTTTTTCCTCATTTAAAACAGGGAAGCTCTATCATCAATACAACATCCGCGGTAGCCTATCAGGGACATGAAGAACTGCTGGATTACTCGGCTACAAAAGGAGCGATTGTTTCTTTTACACGCTCTTTGGCTTTACAGTCGAAACCGAAAGGCATTCGCGTCAACGCTGTAGCTCCGGGACCGGTAGCCACGCCATTAACCAAAGAAACTTTCGGGGAAGAAGAAGACGATCCGAACAAGCCGCCTTTCGAAAGAAATGCAACACCGGAAGAAGTGGCTACAAGCTACTTGTTTCTTGCAAGTGAAGACGGCGCGCAGATTACGGGACAGGTACTTCATCCAAACGGTGGTATTGTCGTTAACGGATAA
- a CDS encoding FAD-dependent oxidoreductase, which translates to MYRDGARKSIWQEEIRKFSSDADLQQLYDVAVVGGGITGISTALKLQQAGKRCILLEAANIGFGTTGGTTAHLNDFFDTTFNQAISDFGQENAQLLADTGQEAIRIIENNIHQYQIDCDFQRKIAYLFALDEKQEKELTDIVEGSEKVGHTMNYVDEIPFPIPFKKAVTIPDQAQFHPIKYIKGLCEAFISLGGIIQEDCRCESHDEQENYVALETSKGEIKAKNVVYATHIPPGLSVLHITNAPYRSYAIAFSLKSGNYPADLGYDLIDPYHYYRTQEIEGQTLLIAGGEDHKTGHEEDTGECFSRLENYVRKYFDVETAYYSWSSQYYEPVDGFPYIGKLPGSGGKIFTATGFRGNGMIFGTISSQILSDLIVTGSSKYENAFSPSRIKPIAGFADFVKENAVVAYDFIKDKLFAEKINSLAEVKEGEAKVVKYEGESYALYKETNGKVHLVKSTCPHAKCEVRWNSAELSWDCPCHGSRFNVNGKLLTGPTVKDLPRVDTDSEN; encoded by the coding sequence ATGTACAGAGACGGGGCAAGAAAAAGTATATGGCAGGAAGAAATCAGGAAATTTTCCTCGGATGCCGACCTTCAGCAACTCTACGATGTCGCAGTAGTTGGTGGAGGAATCACCGGCATTTCTACTGCCCTAAAGCTGCAGCAGGCCGGAAAGAGATGCATTCTTCTGGAAGCTGCCAATATCGGTTTCGGAACAACCGGCGGAACAACCGCACACCTTAATGATTTTTTTGATACTACCTTTAATCAGGCCATCAGCGATTTCGGACAGGAAAATGCACAATTGCTGGCAGATACAGGTCAGGAAGCCATTCGGATTATCGAAAACAATATACACCAATACCAAATAGACTGCGATTTCCAGAGAAAGATCGCTTATCTCTTCGCTTTAGACGAAAAACAGGAGAAAGAGCTTACCGATATTGTGGAAGGTTCCGAAAAAGTAGGCCATACCATGAATTATGTAGATGAAATTCCTTTTCCGATACCATTTAAAAAAGCGGTGACTATTCCTGACCAGGCACAGTTTCATCCGATAAAATATATTAAAGGACTTTGTGAAGCATTCATCAGTTTAGGCGGGATTATTCAGGAAGACTGCCGTTGTGAAAGCCACGATGAACAGGAAAATTATGTTGCCTTAGAAACATCCAAAGGAGAAATCAAAGCTAAAAATGTAGTGTATGCTACCCATATTCCACCCGGACTCAGTGTTCTTCATATTACCAATGCACCTTACAGAAGCTATGCTATTGCCTTCAGCCTGAAAAGCGGCAACTATCCTGCAGATCTGGGATATGATCTTATCGATCCTTACCATTATTACAGAACCCAGGAAATTGAAGGGCAGACACTGCTTATCGCAGGAGGTGAAGACCACAAAACGGGCCACGAAGAAGATACGGGCGAATGTTTTTCGCGCTTGGAAAATTATGTAAGGAAATATTTTGATGTGGAAACAGCTTATTACAGCTGGTCCAGCCAGTACTATGAACCGGTAGACGGATTTCCGTATATAGGAAAACTTCCGGGAAGCGGCGGAAAGATTTTTACGGCAACCGGATTCAGAGGAAACGGGATGATATTCGGAACCATTTCTTCACAGATTTTATCAGATCTTATTGTTACGGGAAGCAGTAAATACGAAAATGCTTTCAGCCCGTCCAGAATAAAACCGATTGCAGGCTTTGCCGACTTTGTCAAAGAAAATGCAGTGGTCGCTTATGACTTTATTAAAGACAAACTTTTTGCAGAAAAGATTAATTCATTGGCAGAAGTAAAAGAGGGTGAAGCAAAAGTTGTGAAATATGAAGGTGAATCCTATGCTTTATACAAAGAAACGAACGGAAAAGTACATTTGGTAAAAAGCACCTGTCCTCATGCCAAATGTGAAGTACGGTGGAACAGCGCAGAACTCAGCTGGGACTGTCCGTGTCACGGTTCAAGGTTTAACGTCAACGGAAAACTTCTTACCGGACCTACGGTGAAAGATCTTCCGAGAGTAGATACAGATTCAGAAAATTAA
- a CDS encoding catalase — protein sequence MKDNKPNNEKLNQLEAHMTSNENEKLTTNQGLKINNNQDSLKAGDRGPTLLEDFILREKITHFDHERIPERVVHARGSGAHGVFKLTKSLAEFTRANFLSEVGKETPVFVRFSTVAGSRGSTDLARDVRGFAVKFYTDEGNYDLVANNMPVFFIQDAIEFPDLVHAVKPEPHNEIPQAQSAHDTFWDFISLMPESMHMIMWLMSDRAIPRSFSRMEGFGVHTFKLINDEGKAHFVKFHFKPKLGVHSVAWDEAQRISGVDPDFHKRDLWESIENGMFPEWDFGVQLIPEEDEFKYDFDLLDPTKIVPEEEVPVQLIGTLTLNKNPENFFAETEQIAFHPGHVVPGIDFTNDPLLQGRLFSYTDTQLIRLGGPNFHEIPINRSVNVVHNNQRDGYMRQQIAKGKVSYEPNSIGGGCPFQAMMKEGGFVSQEARVSGAKVRERSKSFVDHYSQAKLFYNSQSMPEKMHLQNALIFELSKVTIPAIRERMVSQLAFVDKALASKVAAKVGVEVKELNFPNQSIPADADPSTLQSEEREPETKISEALSMQNTVKDTIMGRKIGFIMGDGADAAAINDLKTQLEAENAVVEIIGTSMAPVKVSDGSSLIPKHSLTSNSSVSFDALYIAAGENSTKELLTPENKQPALNYINEAYKHCKAIYFGEGTEPLYMNSNISMKDHIDPAIVIAEDENPADKFITAIANHRVWDLEIERNARK from the coding sequence ATGAAAGACAACAAACCGAACAACGAAAAACTGAACCAGCTGGAAGCTCACATGACATCCAATGAAAATGAAAAGCTGACGACCAATCAGGGGCTGAAAATCAATAACAATCAGGATTCCCTGAAAGCGGGAGACAGAGGTCCTACTTTGCTTGAAGATTTTATTTTAAGAGAAAAAATTACCCATTTTGACCATGAAAGAATTCCTGAAAGAGTAGTTCATGCACGTGGATCAGGAGCACACGGCGTATTTAAACTTACCAAAAGCCTCGCAGAATTCACAAGAGCCAATTTCTTATCCGAAGTCGGAAAAGAAACTCCTGTTTTCGTAAGATTTTCAACGGTTGCCGGAAGCAGGGGGAGTACTGATCTTGCAAGGGATGTAAGAGGATTTGCCGTAAAATTTTATACTGATGAAGGAAATTATGATCTTGTCGCCAATAATATGCCTGTATTCTTCATTCAGGATGCTATTGAATTCCCGGATCTTGTACATGCCGTAAAACCGGAACCTCACAACGAAATACCGCAGGCGCAGTCTGCACACGATACCTTCTGGGATTTTATCTCTTTAATGCCCGAAAGCATGCACATGATCATGTGGCTGATGAGTGACCGGGCAATCCCGAGAAGTTTTTCAAGAATGGAAGGATTTGGAGTTCATACCTTTAAATTAATTAATGATGAAGGAAAAGCACACTTTGTGAAATTCCATTTTAAACCGAAATTAGGAGTACATTCCGTAGCGTGGGATGAAGCTCAGAGAATCTCGGGAGTTGATCCTGATTTCCACAAAAGAGACCTTTGGGAATCTATTGAAAACGGGATGTTCCCGGAATGGGATTTCGGAGTACAGCTGATTCCTGAAGAAGATGAATTCAAATATGATTTCGACCTTCTTGATCCTACTAAGATTGTACCCGAAGAAGAAGTTCCGGTTCAGCTTATCGGAACATTAACATTAAATAAAAATCCGGAAAACTTTTTTGCTGAAACGGAACAGATTGCTTTCCATCCCGGACATGTGGTTCCCGGAATTGATTTCACTAATGATCCGCTCCTTCAGGGAAGACTGTTTTCTTATACCGATACACAACTTATCAGATTAGGTGGTCCTAATTTCCATGAAATCCCGATCAACAGATCCGTAAATGTTGTTCATAATAACCAGAGAGATGGTTATATGAGACAACAGATCGCAAAAGGAAAAGTAAGCTATGAACCGAATTCAATCGGCGGAGGATGTCCTTTCCAGGCAATGATGAAAGAAGGAGGTTTTGTTTCCCAGGAAGCAAGAGTTTCCGGAGCTAAAGTAAGAGAAAGAAGCAAAAGCTTTGTAGATCATTATTCACAAGCCAAATTATTCTACAATAGCCAGTCGATGCCGGAAAAAATGCACTTGCAGAATGCACTGATTTTTGAGCTTTCAAAAGTGACCATCCCTGCAATCAGAGAGAGAATGGTAAGCCAGCTTGCTTTTGTTGATAAAGCTCTTGCTTCAAAAGTTGCGGCTAAAGTAGGGGTTGAAGTAAAAGAACTCAACTTCCCGAATCAAAGTATTCCTGCAGACGCAGATCCTTCAACGTTACAAAGCGAAGAAAGAGAACCTGAAACCAAAATTTCAGAAGCATTAAGCATGCAGAATACCGTTAAAGATACCATTATGGGCAGAAAGATCGGCTTTATTATGGGAGACGGGGCAGATGCAGCAGCAATTAATGATTTAAAAACTCAGCTGGAAGCAGAAAATGCAGTGGTGGAGATCATCGGTACAAGTATGGCTCCCGTAAAGGTAAGTGACGGCTCATCACTTATTCCGAAACATTCTTTAACAAGCAATTCCAGTGTTTCCTTTGATGCTCTTTACATTGCGGCAGGAGAAAATTCCACCAAAGAATTACTGACTCCCGAAAACAAACAGCCTGCTCTGAATTATATCAACGAAGCATACAAACACTGTAAAGCCATTTATTTTGGCGAAGGGACCGAACCATTATATATGAACAGTAATATAAGCATGAAAGATCATATCGATCCTGCTATCGTTATCGCTGAAGATGAAAATCCTGCAGATAAATTTATTACAGCAATTGCAAATCACAGAGTCTGGGATCTTGAAATAGAAAGAAATGCCAGAAAATAA
- a CDS encoding Crp/Fnr family transcriptional regulator: MVIKEEVLHSVGAIIRHYQPGEIIFNEGDVPKYYYQIITGQAKLNNYSDDGKEIIQTLLEEGQSIGESLLFIDKLYPVNAVAITKCSVQRLPKTVFLDLIKLYPEISFEMNKTLSQKLYFKLIMAQNLSSQNPTAKLTVLMDYLKSFQENQSPYSFMIPLTRQQMASLTGLCVETAIRTIKIMERDKIVKIKDRKILY, translated from the coding sequence ATGGTTATTAAAGAAGAAGTTCTGCATTCGGTAGGCGCAATTATCAGGCATTACCAGCCTGGAGAAATTATTTTTAACGAAGGAGATGTGCCAAAATATTATTATCAGATCATAACAGGCCAGGCAAAACTGAATAATTACAGCGACGACGGTAAAGAGATCATACAGACTCTTTTGGAAGAAGGTCAAAGCATAGGAGAATCATTACTTTTTATTGATAAACTATATCCTGTCAATGCTGTTGCCATTACAAAATGTTCTGTCCAAAGGCTGCCTAAAACGGTTTTTCTTGATTTGATTAAATTGTATCCTGAGATTTCATTTGAAATGAATAAAACACTTTCTCAGAAGCTTTATTTCAAGCTGATTATGGCACAGAATCTATCATCCCAGAACCCAACAGCGAAACTTACGGTATTAATGGATTATCTGAAAAGTTTTCAGGAAAATCAATCACCATACTCTTTCATGATCCCACTTACAAGACAACAGATGGCAAGTCTTACAGGTCTTTGTGTAGAAACGGCCATCAGAACCATTAAAATAATGGAAAGAGATAAAATTGTAAAGATTAAAGACAGGAAAATTTTGTATTAA
- a CDS encoding ferritin-like domain-containing protein: MATKTLDNKDNSTTGTGTSSSTTGSTGSSKKTASVDNATVDQNEMQNSPLHKFFVSALKDVYYAENAIIEALGTMQEAATTDELKEAFEDHQLLTRKHVSRLEKVFKLINETPEKKECKAIKGIIEEGEEIIKSTEEGSMTRDAALIIAAQKVEHYEIATYGGLAQLAITMGHDKAADLLEKTLQEEEDTDYELTEIAETFINFDAEQED, translated from the coding sequence ATGGCAACAAAAACATTAGATAATAAAGATAACAGTACTACCGGTACTGGGACATCATCATCCACCACTGGATCAACAGGTTCATCAAAAAAAACAGCTTCGGTAGACAATGCTACCGTAGATCAAAATGAGATGCAAAACTCTCCATTACACAAATTCTTCGTTTCTGCACTGAAAGATGTGTATTATGCAGAAAACGCGATCATTGAAGCGTTGGGAACAATGCAGGAAGCAGCTACCACCGACGAGCTGAAAGAAGCTTTTGAAGATCACCAGCTGCTTACCCGGAAACACGTAAGCAGACTTGAAAAAGTTTTCAAGCTGATTAATGAAACGCCTGAGAAAAAAGAATGTAAGGCTATAAAAGGGATCATCGAAGAAGGTGAAGAAATCATCAAATCCACGGAAGAAGGTTCCATGACACGGGACGCTGCCTTAATTATCGCTGCACAAAAAGTTGAACACTATGAGATCGCAACCTATGGCGGACTGGCACAGCTGGCTATTACTATGGGGCATGATAAAGCGGCAGACCTGCTTGAAAAAACATTACAGGAAGAAGAAGATACCGATTATGAACTGACGGAAATCGCTGAAACCTTCATCAATTTTGATGCGGAACAGGAAGATTAA
- a CDS encoding DUF6766 family protein, translating into MSKKGFLYRNSLSIVLIIFMISCLAAQFFTGWKTENKELAENGEAALSIGQYVHSGHFIQATFENWESEFLQMMLYVVLTVSLRQKGSSESKSLEGEEDVDKEPVPHANAPWPIKKGGIWLKIYKHSLSLAFALLFIISFSLHFYGSLKDYNEEQISKEKPTTTATEYITESRFWFESFQNWQSEFLAVASLVILSIWLREKGSPESKPVDMPHNETP; encoded by the coding sequence ATGTCTAAAAAAGGGTTTTTATATCGAAACAGTTTGAGTATTGTTTTGATTATCTTTATGATTTCCTGCCTTGCTGCACAATTTTTTACGGGGTGGAAAACAGAAAATAAAGAATTGGCTGAAAACGGAGAGGCTGCATTAAGTATCGGACAATATGTTCACAGCGGACATTTTATCCAGGCTACTTTTGAAAACTGGGAAAGTGAATTTTTACAGATGATGCTGTATGTTGTTTTAACGGTTTCACTTCGTCAGAAAGGCTCAAGTGAATCAAAATCACTGGAAGGAGAGGAAGATGTAGACAAAGAGCCTGTTCCTCACGCTAATGCTCCATGGCCCATTAAAAAAGGCGGAATCTGGCTGAAGATTTATAAACATTCTTTATCCCTGGCTTTTGCTCTCTTGTTTATCATCAGTTTTTCACTTCATTTTTACGGAAGCCTGAAAGATTATAATGAAGAGCAGATCTCAAAAGAAAAACCTACCACTACTGCAACAGAATATATCACCGAATCCCGTTTTTGGTTTGAATCTTTCCAGAACTGGCAAAGCGAATTTCTCGCCGTGGCCTCACTGGTAATTCTCTCCATCTGGCTTAGGGAAAAAGGCTCTCCGGAATCCAAACCGGTGGATATGCCACATAATGAAACACCTTAG
- a CDS encoding Crp/Fnr family transcriptional regulator produces MKTVSCMNIEPELLFSYGAENKLYRHNEMIYREGDHAAYYYQVVKGKVKLNSYNEEGKEFIHNIVGEKQSFGDAMIFVENFYVMNAVCIADAELIRLSKSNFLNLLKNNPDVSLEMNACLSQRLYFKAIMLQNMSSQNPVIRLEGLLNYLKSYHDGDCGQCFPVELTRQQIANLTGLRVETVIRTLKKMEKQGKLTIKDRKILY; encoded by the coding sequence ATGAAAACAGTCAGCTGCATGAATATCGAGCCTGAACTCCTCTTCTCATACGGTGCCGAAAATAAATTGTACAGGCATAATGAGATGATATACAGAGAAGGTGACCATGCGGCTTATTACTATCAGGTTGTTAAAGGAAAGGTAAAACTAAACAGCTATAACGAAGAAGGAAAGGAATTCATCCATAATATTGTCGGTGAAAAGCAAAGCTTCGGGGATGCCATGATTTTTGTTGAAAATTTCTATGTAATGAATGCTGTTTGCATCGCTGATGCAGAGCTCATAAGACTTTCCAAAAGCAACTTTCTTAATCTTCTTAAAAACAATCCCGATGTATCCCTTGAAATGAATGCCTGCTTATCGCAAAGATTATATTTCAAGGCCATTATGTTGCAAAACATGTCTTCACAAAACCCCGTTATCCGCCTAGAAGGATTACTCAATTACCTTAAAAGCTATCACGACGGCGATTGCGGACAATGTTTCCCTGTAGAACTCACCAGACAACAGATTGCCAATCTTACCGGGCTTAGGGTGGAAACCGTAATCAGAACCCTGAAAAAAATGGAAAAACAGGGAAAACTTACCATAAAAGACCGAAAAATTTTATATTAA
- a CDS encoding pyridoxamine 5'-phosphate oxidase family protein — protein MSTENLTHQDAIKKIKDLSESAKICMFCTELETLPINSRPMTLQETDDEGNLWFISGDTSNKNFEIKDDKRVQLFFMNNGDYQYLSVFGNATIYKDRSTIEDKWSPMAKAWFEEGKDDPNVSIIRVEPTESYYWDTKVGKLVSLINFVTAAVTGNTTDNSDGVEGKAQV, from the coding sequence ATGTCAACAGAAAATCTTACTCACCAGGACGCTATTAAAAAAATCAAGGATTTATCCGAAAGTGCAAAAATCTGTATGTTTTGTACGGAGCTGGAGACGCTCCCTATCAATTCAAGGCCAATGACTCTTCAGGAAACGGATGACGAAGGAAATCTATGGTTTATCAGTGGTGATACAAGCAACAAAAATTTTGAAATCAAAGATGATAAAAGAGTTCAGTTGTTCTTTATGAATAACGGTGACTATCAGTATCTTTCGGTTTTTGGGAATGCTACTATTTACAAAGACCGTTCAACCATTGAAGATAAGTGGTCACCAATGGCAAAAGCATGGTTTGAGGAGGGAAAAGATGATCCTAATGTTTCCATTATCCGTGTAGAACCTACAGAATCTTATTACTGGGATACTAAAGTAGGCAAACTCGTAAGTCTTATTAATTTTGTAACCGCTGCTGTTACCGGAAATACAACGGATAACTCAGATGGTGTTGAAGGAAAAGCACAGGTTTAA